A window of the Citrus sinensis cultivar Valencia sweet orange chromosome 9, DVS_A1.0, whole genome shotgun sequence genome harbors these coding sequences:
- the LOC102617074 gene encoding late embryogenesis abundant protein Lea14-A — protein sequence MAQFLDKAKNFVAEKMANIEKPEAEITDVDLKNVSREAVEYDAKVSVDNPYSHSLPICEISYTFKSAGKVIASGTMADPGSLKGNDKTLLQVPMKVPPNILVSLAKDIGADWDIDYEVELGLTIDLPIIGNFTIPLSKKGEFKLPSLSDIF from the coding sequence ATGGCGCAGTTCCTGGACAAGGCGAAGAACTTCGTGGCAGAGAAGATGGCAAACATAGAGAAGCCAGAGGCTGAAATCACAGACGTCGATCTCAAGAACGTCAGTCGTGAAGCCGTCGAGTACGACGCCAAGGTCTCCGTTGATAACCCCTACAGCCATTCTCTTCCCATTTGTGAGATCTCCTACACTTTCAAAAGCGCCGGCAAAGTGATAGCGTCGGGAACAATGGCGGACCCGGGCTCTCTGAAAGGGAACGACAAGACCTTGCTGCAGGTGCCGATGAAGGTGCCCCCCAACATCCTGGTGAGCTTGGCCAAGGACATTGGAGCCGACTGGGATATTGATTATGAGGTGGAGCTGGGTCTCACCATTGATCTCCCTATCATCGGCAACTTCACCATTCCTCTCTCTAAGAAAGGAGAGTTCAAGCTTCCTTCTCTCTCtgatattttttag
- the LOC102617377 gene encoding DEAD-box ATP-dependent RNA helicase 32, whose product MKKSKRKPNRKAVRSMEIEEIELLNSWIDSQKPESGTNPLSFPPLGKKEPIGRIGEDSFSKYVGSTRFDQLPISKKTKSGLKDAGFVKMTDIQRASLPHSLCGRDILGAAKTGSGKTLAFVIPVLEKLYKERWGPEDGVGSIIISPTRELADQLFDVLKAVGKHHNFSAGLLIGGRRDVDMEKEHVNELNILVCTPGRLLQHMDETPNFDCSQLQILILDEADRILDVGFKKALNAIVSQLPKHRQTFLFSATQTKSVQDLARLSLKDPQYLSVHEESVTATPNRLQQTAMIVPLEQKLDMLWSFIKAHLNSKILVFLTSCKQVKYVFEAFKKLRPGIPLMCLYGRMKQDRRMAIYAQFCEKRSVLFCTDVASRGLDFNKAVDWVVQVDCPEDVASYIHRVGRTARYNSGGRSVLFLTPTEMKMLEKLREAKIPIHFTKANTKRLQPVSGLLAALLVKYPDMQHRAQKAFITYLRSVHIQKDKEVFDVTKLSIDEFSASLGLPMTPKIRFLNQKKGKMVPVKPVLDNAEKEDKLMISREKLLPDNFTEENVDRDILETKDVEDEGKADLLEDVMRATRVKKNKKLKINVHRPLGTRLVFDEECNTVPPLAMLADTKNANVSLDQDQKTEYYKKIREELKRADKEDKLLDRQRRREKRIKQKMKRKRGGLGDDDDEEDEDNASDKDEESMERGRRKKAKIYFDSDSDNDNDERKQNKDDNGPNIDSISLAEQEALALKLLNSMHS is encoded by the exons atgaagaaatcaaagcGAAAACCGAACCGCAAGGCAGTTCGTTCGATGGAAATCGAAGAAATCGAGCTACTAAACTCATGGATCGACTCACAAAAGCCGGAGTCGGGCACGAATCCGCTGTCGTTTCCGCCACTCGGTAAAAAGGAACCCATTGGACGAATCGGGGAAGATAGCTTCTCCAAGTATGTGGGGTCGACGAGGTTTGATCAGTTGCCCATATCGAAGAAGACGAAGAGCGGGTTAAAAGATGCTGGCTTTGTTAAGATGACTGATATACAGAGAGCTTCTTTGCCGCATTCGTTGTGCGGGAGAGATATTTTGGGGGCCGCCAAAACTGGGTCTGGAAAGACTTTAGCTTTTGTTATTCCT GTTTTGGAGAAGTTGTATAAGGAGAGATGGGGGCCTGAGGATGGTGTGGGCAGTATTATAATATCTCCCACTAGGGAATTAGCGGATCAACTTTTTGATGTATTGAAAGCTGTTGGCAAGCACCATAATTTTAGTGCTGGCCTCTTAATTGGTGGTAGAAGGGATGTTGATATGGAGAAGGAGCATGTGAATGAGCTGAACATATTGGTCTGCACCCCTGGTAGGCTTCTTCAGCACATGGATGAGACTCCAAATTTTGATTGTTCACAACTTCAG ATTTTGATCCTTGACGAGGCAGATCGTATTCTTGATGTTGGATTTAAGAAGGCTTTAAATGCAATTGTCTCACAGCTCCCAAAACATAGACAAACCTTTCTTTTCTCTGCAACTCAAACGAAGTCTGTTCAGGATCTTGCAAGACTGAGTTTGAAGGACCCTCAGTATCTGAGTGTGCATGAGGAGTCTGTGACAGCTACTCCCAATCGTTTGCAGCAGACTGCAATGATTGTCCCTCTTGAACAAAAGTTAGACATGTTGTGGAGCTTCATAAAGGCGCATCTTAATTCAAAGATTCTAGTTTTTCTAACAAGCTGCAAACAG GTAAAATATGTCTTTGAAGCATTTAAGAAGTTGCGCCCTGGTATACCCTTGATGTGTCTTTATGGTAGGATGAAGCAGGATAGAAGAATGGCCATATATGCTCAGTTTTGTGAGAAGCGTTCAGTTCTCTTTTGCACTGATGTGGCCTCAAGAGGtcttgattttaataaggCAGTTGACTGGGTTGTCCAG GTCGATTGCCCAGAAGATGTTGCATCCTACATACATCGAGTTGGGCGCACAGCTCGCTATAATAGTGGAGGGAGGTCTGTCTTATTTTTGACGCCTACAGAAATGAAAATGCTTGAGAAGTTGCGGGAAGCGAAAATACCCATACATTTTACTAAG GCAAACACCAAAAGACTGCAACCTGTTTCTGGATTGTTAGCGGCTTTACTTGTCAAATATCCAGATATGCAGCATCGAGCTCAAAAGGCCTTTATTACATATTTGCGCTCTGTTCATATTCAAAAGGATAAAGAGGTTTTTGATGTGACGAAGCTGTCCATTGATGAATTCTCGGCATCACTGGGTCTGCCTATGACCCCGAAAATCAGATTTCTGAACCAAAAGAAGGGCAAAATGGTGCCTGTAAAACCTGTTCTTGACAATGCTGAAAAGGAGGATAAATTGATGATTTCAAGAGAGAAGCTACTTCCAGATAATTTCACTGAAGAGAATGTGGACAGAGACATTCTTGAAACAAAGGATGTAGAAGATGAGGGCAAAGCTGACCTGTTGGAAGATGTTAT GCGAGCAACCAGagttaaaaagaataagaaattgaagatCAATGTTCATAGACCTTTGGGGACGAGGTTAGTCTTTGATGAGGAATGTAACACTGTACCTCCACTTGCAATGCTGGCTGACACAAAGAATGCCAATGTTTCACTTGATCAAG ACCAAAAAACTGAATACTACAAGAAGATTAGAGAAGAGTTGAAGCGTGCAGACAAAGAAGACAAGCTTCTCGATCGTCAGCGTCGTAGGGAGAAACGAATCAAGCAGAAGATGAAGCGGAAGAGAGGTGGCTTgggagatgatgatgacgaaGAAGATGAGGATAACGCTTCTGATAAAGATGAAGAATCAATGGAGCGGGGAAGACGTAAAAAGGCGAAAATATACTTTGACAGTGACAGTGACAACGACAACGATGAGAGAAAACAGAACAAGGATGACAATGGTCCCAACATCGATTCTATTTCTCTGGCGGAACAAGAAGCACTGGCTCTTAAGTTGTTGAATTCAATGCACTCTTAA
- the LOC102617677 gene encoding polyadenylate-binding protein-interacting protein 4 isoform X3, whose product MGYKKRTEQETTHSNNSSSLSEALLFATMCIIGLPVDVYIKDGSVYSGIFYTASVEKDYGIVLKKAKMSKKGKSNANVANGTVIETLVILSADLVQVVAKGVQLPADGIAGNFAGDDVVAVAGTVPPIDGQISEAKRPIRSGLNKRRNQKRISVRNENGYFHGDGPIKAEKEHEEQMLSLKNMRNAMEVEHGKRDRMDVTKIEEASVDSVNGRQVGDKSSQGQQDSCTRTTELHKGDNVDGVQGSSTNLGACQGPVMPAEEHPNMAFKHSNGLSHDPAHELDKPENQCRERPTSADTSSQGAARSTVSTSSTPVTDVTSGLCFSSLAASTEVVPLQSAPSNKSTKEFKLNPGAKIFSPSSVNPVSATSPAIPTATSMAYVPSNSPVLPIAAAQSEVGVGPYLSHSSVPSKFVPYGTLTAANGGSAAQFSQPDLGVAAMSPVSARPALTPHQVQFPKHQGNAAGQALQLCIPSPMVAGGLQPFPVPSHIPVLQPPIPANRPIPVPGSNGLYSTKFP is encoded by the exons atGGGTTACAAGAAGAGAACAGAACAAGAAACGACTCATTCTAATAATTCATCTTCATTGAGTGAAGCTTTGCTTTTTGCCACTATGTGCATCATTGGCCTCCCTGTTGATGTTTACATCAAGGACGGCTCTGTTTACTCTGGAATCTTCTATACTGCTTCTGTTGAAAAGGATTATG GTATTGTTTTGAAGAAAGCAAAAATGTCCAAGAAGGGGAAAAGTAATGCTAATGTTGCAAATGGGACTGTAATAGAGACACTTGTAATCCTTTCGGCTGATCTTGTTCAAGTTGTTGCCAAG GGAGTTCAACTTCCAGCTGATGGCATTGCTGGTAATTTTGCTGGTGATGATGTGGTAGCTGTTGCCGGCACAGTTCCCCCCATTGACGGCCAAATAAGTGAGGCAAAAAGACCTATCAGGTCTGGCTTGAATAAAAGGCGTAATCAGAAAAG AATATCAGTCCGAAATGAGAATGGTTATTTCCATGGTGATGGGCCCATAAAAGCTGAGAAAGaacatgaagaacaaatgTTGTCACTGAAGAATATGAGAAATGCCATGGAAGTTGAGCATGGAAAAAGAGATAGAATGGATGTGACTAAG ATTGAAGAAGCTTCAGTTGACTCAGTTAATGGAAG ACAGGTCGGAGATAAGAGTTCACAAGGTCAGCAGGATTCTTGCACACGGACTACTGAGCTCCATAAAGGAGACAAT GTTGATGGGGTTCAAGGATCAAGTACAAACT TGGGTGCCTGCCAAGGCCCAGTGATGCCTGCTGAGGAGCATCCAAATATGGCATTCAAACATTCTAATGGTTTATCTCATGACCCTGCTCATGAACTTGACAAACCGGAAAATCAATGCCGTGAAAGGCCCACTTCAGCTGATACTTCTTCTCAAGGTGCTGCTCGTTCAACTGTTTCAACTTCTTCCACTCCAGTTACTGATGTTACATCAGGGCTATGTTTTAGCTCCTTAGCAGCTTCAACTGAAGTGGTTCCTCTGCAAAGTGCACCTTCGAATAAAAGCACCAAG GAATTTAAGCTTAACCCAGGAGCTAAGATCTTCTCGccgtcttctgtgaatcctgTATCAGCTACTTCTCCAGCAATACCAACAGCTACAAGCATGGCTTATGTGCCAAGTAACTCTCCAGTTTTACCCATTGCTGCTGCTCAGTCTGAAGTTGGAGTTGGCCCATATCTATCTCATTCTTCTGTGCCTTCGAAATTTGTGCCGTATGGTACCTTGACAGCTGCAAATGGTGGCAGTGCTGCACAATTTTCCCAACCT GATTTGGGTGTGGCAGCTATGTCACCAGTATCTGCTCGTCCTGCATTGACACCGCATCAGGTCCAATTTCCCAAGCACCAAG GAAATGCAGCAGGCCAGGCTCTGCAGCTTTGCATCCCCTCTCCTATGGTAGCTGGTGGGCTGCAACCTTTTCCGGTGCCAAGCCACATTCCGGTTTTGCAACCACCCATCCCTGCAAATCGTCCCATTCCAGTCCCTGGATCTAATGGTCTCTACAGCACCAAATTCCCCTGA
- the LOC102617677 gene encoding uncharacterized protein LOC102617677 isoform X1 codes for MGYKKRTEQETTHSNNSSSLSEALLFATMCIIGLPVDVYIKDGSVYSGIFYTASVEKDYGIVLKKAKMSKKGKSNANVANGTVIETLVILSADLVQVVAKGVQLPADGIAGNFAGDDVVAVAGTVPPIDGQISEAKRPIRSGLNKRRNQKRISVRNENGYFHGDGPIKAEKEHEEQMLSLKNMRNAMEVEHGKRDRMDVTKIEEASVDSVNGRQVGDKSSQGQQDSCTRTTELHKGDNVDGVQGSSTNLGACQGPVMPAEEHPNMAFKHSNGLSHDPAHELDKPENQCRERPTSADTSSQGAARSTVSTSSTPVTDVTSGLCFSSLAASTEVVPLQSAPSNKSTKEFKLNPGAKIFSPSSVNPVSATSPAIPTATSMAYVPSNSPVLPIAAAQSEVGVGPYLSHSSVPSKFVPYGTLTAANGGSAAQFSQPIVGHAGRSQPVRYAGQYPVQAGPTYVHPSSQAVMFGRVGGQLVYMQPVSNDLGVAAMSPVSARPALTPHQVQFPKHQGNAAGQALQLCIPSPMVAGGLQPFPVPSHIPVLQPPIPANRPIPVPGSNGLYSTKFP; via the exons atGGGTTACAAGAAGAGAACAGAACAAGAAACGACTCATTCTAATAATTCATCTTCATTGAGTGAAGCTTTGCTTTTTGCCACTATGTGCATCATTGGCCTCCCTGTTGATGTTTACATCAAGGACGGCTCTGTTTACTCTGGAATCTTCTATACTGCTTCTGTTGAAAAGGATTATG GTATTGTTTTGAAGAAAGCAAAAATGTCCAAGAAGGGGAAAAGTAATGCTAATGTTGCAAATGGGACTGTAATAGAGACACTTGTAATCCTTTCGGCTGATCTTGTTCAAGTTGTTGCCAAG GGAGTTCAACTTCCAGCTGATGGCATTGCTGGTAATTTTGCTGGTGATGATGTGGTAGCTGTTGCCGGCACAGTTCCCCCCATTGACGGCCAAATAAGTGAGGCAAAAAGACCTATCAGGTCTGGCTTGAATAAAAGGCGTAATCAGAAAAG AATATCAGTCCGAAATGAGAATGGTTATTTCCATGGTGATGGGCCCATAAAAGCTGAGAAAGaacatgaagaacaaatgTTGTCACTGAAGAATATGAGAAATGCCATGGAAGTTGAGCATGGAAAAAGAGATAGAATGGATGTGACTAAG ATTGAAGAAGCTTCAGTTGACTCAGTTAATGGAAG ACAGGTCGGAGATAAGAGTTCACAAGGTCAGCAGGATTCTTGCACACGGACTACTGAGCTCCATAAAGGAGACAAT GTTGATGGGGTTCAAGGATCAAGTACAAACT TGGGTGCCTGCCAAGGCCCAGTGATGCCTGCTGAGGAGCATCCAAATATGGCATTCAAACATTCTAATGGTTTATCTCATGACCCTGCTCATGAACTTGACAAACCGGAAAATCAATGCCGTGAAAGGCCCACTTCAGCTGATACTTCTTCTCAAGGTGCTGCTCGTTCAACTGTTTCAACTTCTTCCACTCCAGTTACTGATGTTACATCAGGGCTATGTTTTAGCTCCTTAGCAGCTTCAACTGAAGTGGTTCCTCTGCAAAGTGCACCTTCGAATAAAAGCACCAAG GAATTTAAGCTTAACCCAGGAGCTAAGATCTTCTCGccgtcttctgtgaatcctgTATCAGCTACTTCTCCAGCAATACCAACAGCTACAAGCATGGCTTATGTGCCAAGTAACTCTCCAGTTTTACCCATTGCTGCTGCTCAGTCTGAAGTTGGAGTTGGCCCATATCTATCTCATTCTTCTGTGCCTTCGAAATTTGTGCCGTATGGTACCTTGACAGCTGCAAATGGTGGCAGTGCTGCACAATTTTCCCAACCT ATTGTTGGACATGCTGGAAGGTCACAGCCAGTTAGATATGCAGGTCAGTATCCTGTACAGGCTGGGCCTACATATGTGCATCCAAGTTCACAGGCT GTTATGTTTGGAAGAGTAGGAGGGCAGCTTGTCTATATGCAGCCAGTTTCTAAT GATTTGGGTGTGGCAGCTATGTCACCAGTATCTGCTCGTCCTGCATTGACACCGCATCAGGTCCAATTTCCCAAGCACCAAG GAAATGCAGCAGGCCAGGCTCTGCAGCTTTGCATCCCCTCTCCTATGGTAGCTGGTGGGCTGCAACCTTTTCCGGTGCCAAGCCACATTCCGGTTTTGCAACCACCCATCCCTGCAAATCGTCCCATTCCAGTCCCTGGATCTAATGGTCTCTACAGCACCAAATTCCCCTGA
- the LOC102617677 gene encoding uncharacterized protein LOC102617677 isoform X2, with protein MGYKKRTEQETTHSNNSSSLSEALLFATMCIIGLPVDVYIKDGSVYSGIFYTASVEKDYGIVLKKAKMSKKGKSNANVANGTVIETLVILSADLVQVVAKGVQLPADGIAGNFAGDDVVAVAGTVPPIDGQISEAKRPIRSGLNKRRNQKRISVRNENGYFHGDGPIKAEKEHEEQMLSLKNMRNAMEVEHGKRDRMDVTKIEEASVDSVNGRQVGDKSSQGQQDSCTRTTELHKGDNVDGVQGSSTNLGACQGPVMPAEEHPNMAFKHSNGLSHDPAHELDKPENQCRERPTSADTSSQGAARSTVSTSSTPVTDVTSGLCFSSLAASTEVVPLQSAPSNKSTKEFKLNPGAKIFSPSSVNPVSATSPAIPTATSMAYVPSNSPVLPIAAAQSEVGVGPYLSHSSVPSKFVPYGTLTAANGGSAAQFSQPVMFGRVGGQLVYMQPVSNDLGVAAMSPVSARPALTPHQVQFPKHQGNAAGQALQLCIPSPMVAGGLQPFPVPSHIPVLQPPIPANRPIPVPGSNGLYSTKFP; from the exons atGGGTTACAAGAAGAGAACAGAACAAGAAACGACTCATTCTAATAATTCATCTTCATTGAGTGAAGCTTTGCTTTTTGCCACTATGTGCATCATTGGCCTCCCTGTTGATGTTTACATCAAGGACGGCTCTGTTTACTCTGGAATCTTCTATACTGCTTCTGTTGAAAAGGATTATG GTATTGTTTTGAAGAAAGCAAAAATGTCCAAGAAGGGGAAAAGTAATGCTAATGTTGCAAATGGGACTGTAATAGAGACACTTGTAATCCTTTCGGCTGATCTTGTTCAAGTTGTTGCCAAG GGAGTTCAACTTCCAGCTGATGGCATTGCTGGTAATTTTGCTGGTGATGATGTGGTAGCTGTTGCCGGCACAGTTCCCCCCATTGACGGCCAAATAAGTGAGGCAAAAAGACCTATCAGGTCTGGCTTGAATAAAAGGCGTAATCAGAAAAG AATATCAGTCCGAAATGAGAATGGTTATTTCCATGGTGATGGGCCCATAAAAGCTGAGAAAGaacatgaagaacaaatgTTGTCACTGAAGAATATGAGAAATGCCATGGAAGTTGAGCATGGAAAAAGAGATAGAATGGATGTGACTAAG ATTGAAGAAGCTTCAGTTGACTCAGTTAATGGAAG ACAGGTCGGAGATAAGAGTTCACAAGGTCAGCAGGATTCTTGCACACGGACTACTGAGCTCCATAAAGGAGACAAT GTTGATGGGGTTCAAGGATCAAGTACAAACT TGGGTGCCTGCCAAGGCCCAGTGATGCCTGCTGAGGAGCATCCAAATATGGCATTCAAACATTCTAATGGTTTATCTCATGACCCTGCTCATGAACTTGACAAACCGGAAAATCAATGCCGTGAAAGGCCCACTTCAGCTGATACTTCTTCTCAAGGTGCTGCTCGTTCAACTGTTTCAACTTCTTCCACTCCAGTTACTGATGTTACATCAGGGCTATGTTTTAGCTCCTTAGCAGCTTCAACTGAAGTGGTTCCTCTGCAAAGTGCACCTTCGAATAAAAGCACCAAG GAATTTAAGCTTAACCCAGGAGCTAAGATCTTCTCGccgtcttctgtgaatcctgTATCAGCTACTTCTCCAGCAATACCAACAGCTACAAGCATGGCTTATGTGCCAAGTAACTCTCCAGTTTTACCCATTGCTGCTGCTCAGTCTGAAGTTGGAGTTGGCCCATATCTATCTCATTCTTCTGTGCCTTCGAAATTTGTGCCGTATGGTACCTTGACAGCTGCAAATGGTGGCAGTGCTGCACAATTTTCCCAACCT GTTATGTTTGGAAGAGTAGGAGGGCAGCTTGTCTATATGCAGCCAGTTTCTAAT GATTTGGGTGTGGCAGCTATGTCACCAGTATCTGCTCGTCCTGCATTGACACCGCATCAGGTCCAATTTCCCAAGCACCAAG GAAATGCAGCAGGCCAGGCTCTGCAGCTTTGCATCCCCTCTCCTATGGTAGCTGGTGGGCTGCAACCTTTTCCGGTGCCAAGCCACATTCCGGTTTTGCAACCACCCATCCCTGCAAATCGTCCCATTCCAGTCCCTGGATCTAATGGTCTCTACAGCACCAAATTCCCCTGA
- the LOC102618423 gene encoding protein METABOLIC NETWORK MODULATOR 1 yields MNQDNQVSNEEASANVTMKRKRGRPRKHPRQNLNHGENAVPRFQNVNLRENAHADAPPGFQGVNGNRLRPVDGNNNTNDVVVGQVVHGVIEAAFDAGYLLNVKVGNSETTLRGVVLKPGHYVPVSAHNDVAPNVQMVRRNEIPFPLDNHSQVPVSNSQSRGRRERLVNPYRNGASKGKEGASISVQTAPPVFSKNIYQPVSLSNGPPFTKQPSSVSRQAIHSEASKVKPVTEAVVPSSGSKSTDPVQKAGNQVFPLQAQISPQGMLSQPPSQVLFEAETKSMKLPGMPFEKLLTEVVKRIQPHSEEAQNGNRNDDANTDQALSIEPLQAVQPNVNGHLASLPKTFENFKTGKMTELLRAVQENMMDQASQYEEPAPVGSLTDDKLSPAAEVGDEENDNSKKHPQTSSV; encoded by the exons ATGAACCAAGACAATCAAGTGAGTAACGAAGAGGCTTCTGCAAATGTCACCATGAAGCGGAAACGTGGTCGTCCAAGAAAGCATCCCAGACAGAATCTCAATCATGGGGAGAATGCTGTACCAAGGTTTCAGAATGTAAATCTTAGGGAGAATGCTCATGCTGATGCACCACCTGGATTTCAAGGAGTGAATGGGAATCGTTTGCGTCCAGTAGAtggaaataataatactaatgaTGTTGTGGTGGGTCAAGTAGTTCATGGTGTTATTGAGGCAGCATTTGATGCTGGATATTTGCTGAATGTGAAGGTTGGTAACTCTGAAACCACTTTGAGGGGTGTTGTTTTAAAGCCTGGACATTATGTTCCTGTTTCAGCTCACAATGATGTTGCTCCAAATGTACAAATGGTCAGAAGAAATGAGATTCCCTTCCCACTAGATAATCACTCTCAGGTCCCTGTCTCTAACTCTCAATCCAGGGGGAGGAGAGAGCGGCTTGTCAATCCTTACAGAAATGGAGCCTCAAAAGGCAAAGAGGGGGCTTCAATTTCCGTCCAAACTGCTCCTCCAGTGTTTTCGAAAAATATTTACCAGCCTGTTAGTTTATCAAATGGGCCGCCATTTACCAAGCAACCATCTTCAGTTTCAAGGCAAGCTATCCATTCGGAAGCCTCTAAAGTCAAACCGGTGACAGAAGCTGTTGTTCCATCTAGTGGATCAAAATCCACTGACCCAGTGCAAAAGGCTGGAAATCAGGTGTTTCCCTTGCAGGCTCAAATTAGCCCCCAGGGGATGCTAAGTCAGCCGCCTTCACAGGTACTGTTTGAGGCAGAAACCAAGTCAATGAAATTGCCAGGCATGCCATTTGAGAAACTTTTGACTGAAGTCGTTAAGAGAATTCAACCCCATTCAGAAGAGGCTCAAAATGGCAACAGGAATGATGATGCCAACACGGATCAGGCTCTCTCAATTGAGCCCCTCCAAGCTGTACAGCCCAATGTCAATGGTCACTTAGCTTCTCTGCCAAAAACTTTTGAGAACTTCAAAACTGGGAAAATGACTGAACTGTTGCGG GCTGTACAAGAAAACATGATGGACCAGGCATCTCAATATGAAGAGCCAGCCCCGGTTGGAAGCCTCACTGATGATAAGCTGAGCCCAGCAGCTGAGGTTGgagatgaagaaaatgataattccAAGAAACATCCCCAGACTTCCAGTGTCTAA